TAAGAATTTATCGCTGGGATGGCTTCCCAGGAAACCGTGGCTCCGGTATAATTTATATTTGAAATTTTGATGTTCTGAGGAACGGCTGCAGTACAGGAAGATTCAAGGACAACATTGGCTTTCGGCGAAACTGCATAAAAAACATTCCCCAAAGCCTCTACCCTAAACTGTAAATTTGATTGCCCAACTAAAGAAACCGGAACAACAACAGTTTCAGAGCCATCATTGGGCGTGCTGGCTGCCAAGTCTGCCCAAGCAGCACCATTATCAACTGTGTAGCTAATTTTCACATTAGCAACATTATACGGCGCTGCATTGGTGTTTGCCACATCCCAAGTGAGTTTGGTAGCTGCGCCGCCGTAGATGTTTTCGCCGCTTACAATATTTATTTTAAAAGGTCCATCACTTCCAACAGCGATTTTTTGGTTGGCAAAACTTGTTTGCTGCTGCTCCTTAACCGGATGATTATCCCGTACCGTGACTCTGTAGTTGCTGGTTCTCGCTACATTTGATACACTTTCCCAATCGCTTTGGCTGGTTAAAATTCCGGCCATGACCAATGAAAATTTAGGAAAATATCTCGTTGGATTACTTACAGGCGGCAAAGACCTGAAAAGTGCTCCGGTCACATTGCTTCCCGTAGTAGTGATTATGGGTGAAGCAGCATCATCAACCTGTTCCCAAGTGTAGGTGAGTGGATCGTTTTCCGCATCGGTGGCATTAGCTGTAAGCACAAACGCTGTGGACCTTGGGACAGTATAATCCGGCATCGCTGAAATAACGGGCGGACTGTTGGCGATGGCCGTTTCCACATCGCAGGTTTTTGATATTAAATTATTTTGAATCTGTGAAATGCTGAATCCATGGAAATAAGGATCGGTATTCTTCTGCACATCCGCAGAGGTAATTCCAGCATATCCCATCAGCGTGGAACCAGAACCCGGCTCGATATTGGAACCGTAACTTTCAAGCTGGTGCGAAAATGTATGCGTCGCTCCAAGCTGGTGCCCGATCTCGTGAGTGACATAATCGACATTGAAAACGTCACCAAACGGCTTGCCATCGGCCGGTGAAGTGTAGGCACTGCCTTTGTAACTGGTAGGATATCCGTTGCCGTCTACACTCAAATCGTTGGTACAGATACAGCCGATGCACCTCGCATTACCGCCGCCACCGCTTGCCCCAAAAAGATGTCCTATATCGAAATTATCATCACCCACGCTGTTGTGCAGCGTGTTCATCAGTTCCGTGGACCAGATACCTGTGACTCCCGTAGAAGCCGCTGAATACGGATCAGTTTCCGGATCGGTAAAGATAATCTGCGGCAAATCCTGAAGAATAAGCCTTGTTGCCACGTCCCTTTCAAGAATTCCATTAACGGTGGTCAGTGTGGCGTTAATGGCTGCAATAGCCTGCGGAACGCCGCCAAAATAGTTGGTGTATTCGGCAGTTGTGGAAATTGCGAGTCTCAGAGTTCGGAATTTTCTGTCGGAAGTTGCCGCAAAATTTGTGCTTTCGAGTTTTGCCGTCTTATTACCGGAAAATAAATTATTAAGCTGTTGCTTGGAAAGAACCGATTCATTCGTGGAGCAGACAAAAGGTTTCCCGGAACCGGTTTTTGAAGTTTTGGGATAAACGCCAAAGACAGTCTTCGACTGATCTACAGGCTCGATAAATTCGTACTGCCCGTCTTTAATCACCATTGACTGGAAATCTTTTCCCGAAATACTGAAACGGATATATTTTCCGGGATCATCTATCCCAACGCCAACATAAGAACCCAAGTCATATCTTTCTGCCAAAGAAGGAACGACCACCGGCGCACTGTAAACCGCGAAACGCTCTACAGAACCTTCCAAAGTCGGAACTTGAATTTCAAC
The sequence above is a segment of the Chryseobacterium taklimakanense genome. Coding sequences within it:
- a CDS encoding reprolysin-like metallopeptidase — translated: MNQQLISFLFVFVFGVSFAQWNPVATSTAKMRQEINVKKFYSLDVSQLKAKLKNASETGRNAKPVEIQVPTLEGSVERFAVYSAPVVVPSLAERYDLGSYVGVGIDDPGKYIRFSISGKDFQSMVIKDGQYEFIEPVDQSKTVFGVYPKTSKTGSGKPFVCSTNESVLSKQQLNNLFSGNKTAKLESTNFAATSDRKFRTLRLAISTTAEYTNYFGGVPQAIAAINATLTTVNGILERDVATRLILQDLPQIIFTDPETDPYSAASTGVTGIWSTELMNTLHNSVGDDNFDIGHLFGASGGGGNARCIGCICTNDLSVDGNGYPTSYKGSAYTSPADGKPFGDVFNVDYVTHEIGHQLGATHTFSHQLESYGSNIEPGSGSTLMGYAGITSADVQKNTDPYFHGFSISQIQNNLISKTCDVETAIANSPPVISAMPDYTVPRSTAFVLTANATDAENDPLTYTWEQVDDAASPIITTTGSNVTGALFRSLPPVSNPTRYFPKFSLVMAGILTSQSDWESVSNVARTSNYRVTVRDNHPVKEQQQTSFANQKIAVGSDGPFKINIVSGENIYGGAATKLTWDVANTNAAPYNVANVKISYTVDNGAAWADLAASTPNDGSETVVVPVSLVGQSNLQFRVEALGNVFYAVSPKANVVLESSCTAAVPQNIKISNINYTGATVSWEAIPAINSYFFEYKKADDPAFSVMELKTNSVTLTNLEPGTTYEFRVKSSCSASVSAYTANFSFTTLFEINCASSSTSGTNEFIQKVEVDRFENGSGASTYSDFSDLNQNFIYLNQNQKTYSIRVTPKWMGDPAPVSVAAWIDYNGDGVFSSTEQILAEANTTASEVVGTFTVPATAFLDPGGVRMRVSLKAEPSIPLPCEKFAFGEVEDYRVVISNTPLFYQDQVIAYPNPFTDYIYTTEIDNGTPYKVYDMSGRLIRSGEIMLNKIDLSALLPATYLLTVTGQKAIKIIKK